In one Streptomyces sp. NBC_00597 genomic region, the following are encoded:
- a CDS encoding SpoIIE family protein phosphatase yields MSTAEAFPADAEPARPGPSSGSSGSSGSSGSPGSSGDPSSEPSAGASVDPATGPGLLDVLGVAAVLLDAEGRIALWSPQAEELFGYTADDALGRYAAELLVDEEHLGVVLSLFEKVMAGGGPWAGAFPVRHKDGSTRPTEFRNMRLEDREGSLYALGIASDQATLRRVERDLALSMRLVAQSPIGLAVLDPELRYVLVNPALERINGLPATRHIGRRVHEALPRLDAASIEAAMREVLATGRPQLDRFITGRTPADPDRDHAWSISLYRLDDPAGRPLGVAVSVVDVTEQHKTSMAVALARQRLALIADASVRIGTTLDLWVTARELGEVAVPQLADLATIDVLDAILTGDHPPGAPTDETVRFRALAVKAARSTPATRAADPVGSIARYDATRVVTQCVQSARPVLVAHVTADEMGSVARDATAATLLVEAGLHSYLAVPLIARGEVIGAMGLQRTDNPLPFDQDDVLLASELAARAAVCIDNARWYQKQRHAALTLQRHLLPHHPTPTPGLEIAYRYQPAAAAGEVGGDWFDVIPLPDDKTALVVGDVMGSGINAAATMGQLRTAARTLAELDLDPAAVLTRLDHTTTGLGHTMATCVIAVYDPHRNQCRIATAGHLPPVRTSPGRPPELLDLPTGAPLGVGGVPFEATALDLGVGDQLVLYTDGLVETRDEDIDVRMHVLTALLDDPGRPLEETCDLLLDELRQPDDRDDVALLIARTRPVSETPRE; encoded by the coding sequence ATGAGTACGGCGGAAGCCTTCCCGGCCGACGCGGAACCGGCGCGCCCCGGCCCCTCCTCCGGTTCCTCCGGTTCCTCCGGTTCCTCCGGTTCACCCGGCTCCTCCGGTGACCCCTCCTCCGAGCCCTCCGCCGGGGCGTCCGTCGATCCCGCCACCGGGCCCGGGCTGCTCGACGTGCTCGGTGTCGCGGCGGTGCTCCTCGACGCCGAGGGGCGGATCGCGCTCTGGAGCCCGCAGGCGGAGGAACTGTTCGGCTACACCGCTGATGACGCGCTCGGCCGGTACGCGGCGGAGCTCCTCGTCGACGAGGAGCACCTGGGCGTGGTCCTCTCCCTCTTCGAGAAGGTGATGGCGGGCGGCGGGCCGTGGGCGGGGGCGTTCCCCGTGCGGCACAAGGACGGCAGCACCCGGCCGACGGAATTCCGCAACATGCGGCTGGAGGACCGCGAGGGGAGCCTCTACGCCCTCGGCATCGCCTCCGACCAGGCCACCCTGCGGCGCGTGGAACGCGACCTGGCCCTGTCCATGCGGCTGGTCGCCCAGTCCCCGATCGGCCTGGCCGTCCTCGACCCCGAGCTCCGCTACGTCCTGGTCAACCCGGCTCTGGAACGGATCAACGGCCTGCCCGCCACCCGGCACATCGGCCGCCGCGTCCACGAGGCCCTCCCCCGTTTGGACGCTGCGTCCATCGAAGCGGCCATGCGCGAGGTCCTGGCCACCGGCCGGCCCCAGCTGGACCGGTTCATCACCGGCCGTACGCCCGCCGATCCGGACCGGGACCACGCCTGGTCGATCTCCCTCTACCGGCTCGACGACCCGGCCGGGCGGCCGCTGGGAGTCGCCGTTTCCGTCGTCGACGTCACCGAACAGCACAAGACCTCGATGGCCGTCGCCCTGGCCCGCCAGCGGCTCGCCCTGATCGCCGACGCCTCCGTACGCATCGGCACCACCCTCGACCTCTGGGTCACGGCGCGCGAACTCGGCGAGGTCGCCGTACCGCAACTCGCCGACCTGGCCACGATCGACGTCCTCGACGCCATCCTGACGGGCGACCACCCGCCCGGGGCGCCGACGGACGAGACCGTGCGGTTCCGTGCCCTCGCCGTCAAGGCGGCGCGCTCCACGCCCGCCACCCGCGCGGCCGACCCGGTCGGCTCGATCGCCCGCTACGACGCGACCCGGGTCGTCACCCAGTGCGTGCAGTCCGCCCGTCCCGTGCTCGTCGCGCACGTCACCGCGGACGAGATGGGCAGCGTCGCCCGGGACGCCACCGCCGCCACCCTCCTCGTCGAGGCCGGGCTCCACTCGTACCTCGCGGTGCCGCTGATCGCCCGCGGCGAGGTCATCGGCGCCATGGGCCTCCAACGCACCGACAACCCGCTGCCGTTCGACCAGGACGACGTCCTGCTCGCCAGCGAACTGGCGGCCCGCGCCGCCGTCTGCATCGACAACGCCCGCTGGTACCAGAAGCAGCGCCACGCGGCCCTCACCCTCCAACGCCACCTGCTGCCCCACCACCCCACCCCCACCCCGGGCCTGGAGATCGCCTACCGGTACCAGCCCGCCGCGGCGGCCGGCGAGGTCGGCGGCGACTGGTTCGACGTCATCCCGCTGCCGGACGACAAGACCGCCCTCGTGGTCGGGGACGTCATGGGCAGCGGGATCAACGCCGCCGCCACCATGGGCCAACTACGCACCGCCGCCCGCACCCTGGCGGAACTCGACCTCGACCCCGCGGCCGTCCTGACCCGGCTCGACCACACCACCACCGGGCTCGGGCACACCATGGCCACCTGCGTGATCGCCGTCTACGACCCGCACCGCAACCAGTGCCGCATCGCGACCGCCGGACACCTGCCCCCCGTACGGACGAGCCCCGGGCGGCCGCCCGAGCTCCTCGACCTGCCGACCGGCGCGCCGCTGGGGGTCGGGGGCGTACCCTTCGAGGCCACTGCTCTGGACCTGGGCGTGGGGGACCAGCTCGTCCTGTACACGGACGGGCTCGTCGAAACCCGGGACGAGGACATCGACGTCCGCATGCACGTGCTCACCGCACTGCTCGACGACCCGGGCCGGCCGCTGGAAGAGACCTGTGACCTGCTGCTGGACGAACTGCGCCAGCCGGACGACCGCGACGACGTGGCCCTGCTCATAGCCAGGACCCGGCCCGTGTCCGAGACACCGCGCGAGTAG
- a CDS encoding DUF4142 domain-containing protein, giving the protein MLGFRRSAVGSMSVASRHVMATGVVIGALAFTLIALLIPVQKFGGRSAAAATVPAAADDDGMGIQSTAFGPLTPQDRDFVRKVRLAGLWELPAGRQAQQRSTRPAIRTAGEHLVEGHTELDRRVTEVAQALGMEIPSQPSAQQQEWLGQMDRAQGPQYERLFVQLLRRAHGKVFALVAQIRAQTRNSMVRDLATDANTTVLDHITVLEASGLVDFDGLADTPSGTPSAPAPAASSPVSRPTK; this is encoded by the coding sequence GTGCTGGGATTCCGTCGGTCGGCCGTCGGCAGCATGTCGGTGGCATCGCGACACGTGATGGCGACGGGCGTCGTCATCGGCGCCCTCGCCTTCACCCTGATCGCGTTGCTGATTCCCGTGCAGAAGTTCGGCGGGAGAAGCGCCGCGGCCGCCACCGTTCCGGCGGCCGCCGACGATGACGGCATGGGGATCCAGAGCACGGCCTTCGGGCCGCTCACCCCCCAGGACCGGGACTTCGTCCGCAAGGTGCGCCTGGCCGGCCTGTGGGAGTTGCCCGCAGGACGGCAGGCCCAGCAGCGCAGCACCCGCCCCGCGATACGCACGGCCGGGGAGCACCTCGTCGAAGGCCACACCGAGCTGGACCGCAGGGTCACGGAGGTGGCCCAGGCCCTCGGCATGGAGATCCCGAGCCAGCCCAGCGCACAGCAGCAGGAATGGCTCGGCCAGATGGACCGGGCCCAAGGCCCCCAGTACGAGCGGCTGTTCGTACAGCTGCTGCGCAGGGCTCACGGCAAGGTGTTCGCGCTGGTGGCCCAGATCCGCGCCCAGACGCGCAATTCCATGGTCCGGGACCTCGCCACGGACGCCAACACCACCGTCTTGGACCACATCACGGTCCTTGAGGCCAGCGGGCTCGTCGACTTCGACGGCCTCGCGGACACCCCGTCGGGTACCCCCTCCGCACCTGCCCCGGCCGCTTCTTCCCCCGTTTCCCGACCGACGAAGTGA
- a CDS encoding SRPBCC family protein, whose amino-acid sequence MSGQFEATAEIDRPVGEVFAYLADGRNDPKFSPRVQEISRTPDGQTGVGTVFRSTVKDAGMKTGREFRITAFEPPRLIRWTEQSRNLVTAEGGYDFEALPGDRTRVRIFNTLEGHGFGKLLVGFALSAARKDAPDFGRRIKAAVEAS is encoded by the coding sequence ATGTCCGGACAGTTCGAGGCCACCGCCGAGATCGACCGGCCCGTCGGGGAGGTCTTCGCCTACCTGGCCGACGGCCGCAACGACCCGAAGTTCAGCCCGCGGGTCCAGGAGATCAGCAGGACCCCCGACGGTCAGACCGGTGTCGGCACGGTCTTCCGCAGCACGGTGAAGGACGCCGGGATGAAGACCGGCCGCGAGTTCCGCATCACCGCCTTCGAGCCGCCGCGGCTGATCCGCTGGACGGAGCAGAGCAGGAACCTGGTCACCGCGGAGGGCGGCTACGACTTCGAGGCCCTCCCTGGTGACCGCACCCGGGTCCGCATCTTCAACACGCTCGAAGGACACGGATTCGGGAAGCTGCTCGTGGGCTTCGCACTGAGCGCGGCCCGCAAGGACGCACCGGACTTCGGCCGCCGCATCAAGGCCGCCGTGGAGGCGTCCTGA
- a CDS encoding MFS transporter — translation MPAHHSSLWRNRDFNVFWLGQALSVLGGSISLLALPLLVYDATGSVVQMGLITVVTGVTSIVTGVFAGHVVDRTDRRRLMITCDLVRALLLGAVPLIWLAGPRIWVLYVLTALVTALKTLFDVAYVTAVPGLVRADDLTAANGRLMGTFAVGTLCGPAAAGFLAAGVGADWGLGVDGATFLVSAVSLRWVAFERDGSAEPPAAEPPAAKPRAAEPAKLREMFVVGFRFLWSHPVLRPLTVLLTLLTFVTMGATDLLVYRIQHELGQDAATVGYVIAASGLGVVGAAFAAAPLRRVFGFGACWLGSVALVGAAVAGTGVSHSLPVIALLAAVFMFGMTLGGVCSMTLRQEVTPDPLLGRVTSAFWTVHNASGPVGAAALTVLAARYGVPAVSVAAGVFCLLIVGAGLLTPLRGSRVTAAPARDVVAGSPARAAVDAPRRPERP, via the coding sequence GTGCCGGCCCACCACTCCTCGCTCTGGCGCAACCGGGACTTCAACGTCTTCTGGCTCGGCCAGGCCCTGTCGGTCCTCGGCGGATCGATCTCGCTGCTCGCCCTGCCCCTGCTGGTCTACGACGCCACCGGGTCCGTCGTCCAGATGGGCCTGATCACGGTCGTCACGGGCGTCACCAGCATCGTGACCGGGGTGTTCGCCGGACACGTGGTGGACCGCACGGACCGGCGCCGTCTGATGATCACCTGCGATCTCGTACGGGCGCTGCTGCTGGGCGCCGTGCCCCTCATCTGGCTGGCCGGGCCGCGGATCTGGGTGCTGTACGTACTGACGGCACTGGTCACCGCCCTGAAGACGCTGTTCGACGTGGCGTACGTGACCGCGGTGCCCGGCCTGGTGCGCGCCGATGACCTGACCGCCGCCAACGGCCGGCTGATGGGCACCTTCGCCGTCGGAACCCTGTGCGGGCCCGCGGCGGCCGGTTTCCTCGCCGCCGGGGTGGGCGCGGACTGGGGACTGGGGGTGGACGGCGCGACCTTCCTGGTCTCCGCCGTGAGCCTGCGGTGGGTGGCCTTCGAGCGGGACGGATCCGCCGAGCCGCCCGCCGCCGAGCCGCCCGCTGCGAAGCCGCGCGCCGCCGAACCCGCAAAGCTGCGGGAGATGTTCGTGGTCGGCTTCCGCTTCCTGTGGAGCCACCCCGTGCTGCGCCCGCTGACCGTCCTGCTCACGCTCCTGACCTTCGTCACCATGGGCGCCACCGACCTGCTGGTCTACCGGATCCAACACGAACTCGGCCAGGACGCGGCCACCGTCGGCTACGTCATCGCCGCGAGCGGCCTGGGCGTCGTCGGCGCGGCCTTCGCCGCCGCGCCCCTGCGCAGGGTCTTCGGGTTCGGCGCCTGCTGGCTGGGCTCCGTCGCCCTGGTCGGCGCGGCGGTGGCGGGGACCGGCGTCAGCCACAGCCTGCCGGTGATCGCCCTACTGGCCGCCGTGTTCATGTTCGGGATGACCCTCGGCGGGGTCTGCTCGATGACCCTGCGCCAGGAGGTGACCCCGGACCCGCTGCTCGGGCGGGTCACCTCCGCCTTCTGGACCGTCCACAACGCATCGGGCCCGGTGGGCGCGGCCGCCCTCACCGTACTGGCCGCCCGGTACGGGGTCCCGGCGGTCAGCGTGGCCGCCGGGGTGTTCTGCCTACTCATCGTCGGTGCGGGGCTACTGACCCCGCTGCGGGGCAGCCGGGTCACGGCCGCCCCGGCCCGGGACGTGGTGGCCGGCTCCCCGGCCCGCGCTGCGGTCGACGCCCCGCGGCGCCCGGAGCGCCCCTGA
- a CDS encoding DUF1996 domain-containing protein: MSQKGHKRRLKPSHKILAAMSALVLGGGGVVLVSQGAFAGQDSRTAPVTATIDCPDVGDKLNNVPDQSRGQVDKNLAQLDTQVADAYKQLSSGQAKSDALLGGLKQQRSKTITALSDTLGKAGAKPTGLDALSKCVMKEAAAADPAPANGAQGAAAQGAAAQGAAAQAAPQAKGGPARSDFVAIGNVKPNVRKPAAGGGASTGSLAVQCGRNENNHFNPDNVIVAPGVSNGAHHMHDYVGNKITDAFSTNNSLAAAGTTCTNGDQSAYYWPVLRLRDGKTEKDAKAPGGGQDANIGTILKPKQVTIEFKGSPVSKVTAMPRFMRIITGDAKALTNGNGNANASWSCTGFENRQLKDKYPVCPKGSDVVRTFNFQSCWDGKNIDSANHRTHVAFADANGNCKKGFKAIPQLVQRIVYSVPAGSQFAVDSFPEQLHKPATDHGDFINVMSNGLMANAVNCINGGRACR; encoded by the coding sequence ATGAGTCAAAAGGGCCATAAACGCCGTCTGAAGCCGTCGCACAAGATCCTTGCCGCGATGTCCGCCCTGGTCCTGGGCGGCGGCGGCGTAGTGCTCGTCTCCCAGGGCGCCTTCGCCGGGCAGGATTCCCGTACGGCGCCCGTTACCGCCACCATCGACTGCCCCGACGTGGGCGACAAGCTCAACAACGTCCCCGACCAGTCCCGGGGCCAGGTGGACAAGAACCTCGCGCAGCTCGACACCCAGGTCGCCGACGCCTACAAGCAGCTCTCGTCCGGCCAGGCCAAGAGCGACGCCCTGCTCGGCGGGCTCAAGCAGCAGCGCAGCAAGACCATCACCGCCCTGTCCGACACGCTCGGGAAGGCAGGGGCGAAGCCGACCGGACTGGACGCGCTCAGCAAGTGCGTGATGAAGGAGGCGGCGGCCGCCGACCCGGCCCCGGCGAACGGCGCCCAGGGCGCGGCCGCCCAGGGCGCGGCCGCCCAGGGCGCGGCGGCACAGGCCGCGCCCCAGGCCAAGGGCGGTCCGGCGCGCAGCGACTTCGTCGCCATCGGCAACGTGAAGCCCAACGTGCGCAAGCCGGCGGCCGGCGGGGGCGCCTCCACCGGATCCCTGGCCGTGCAGTGCGGGCGCAACGAGAACAATCATTTCAATCCCGACAACGTCATCGTCGCGCCCGGTGTGAGCAACGGCGCCCACCACATGCACGACTACGTCGGCAACAAGATCACCGACGCCTTCTCCACCAACAACAGCCTTGCCGCAGCCGGGACCACCTGCACCAACGGCGACCAGTCGGCGTACTACTGGCCGGTCCTGCGTCTGCGCGACGGCAAGACGGAGAAGGACGCCAAGGCCCCCGGCGGCGGCCAGGACGCGAACATCGGCACGATCCTGAAGCCGAAGCAGGTGACCATCGAGTTCAAGGGCAGCCCCGTCAGCAAGGTCACGGCGATGCCCCGCTTCATGCGGATCATCACCGGTGACGCCAAGGCCCTCACCAACGGCAACGGCAATGCGAACGCGTCGTGGAGCTGCACCGGCTTCGAGAACCGCCAGCTGAAGGACAAGTACCCGGTGTGCCCCAAGGGCAGTGACGTCGTACGGACGTTCAACTTCCAGAGCTGCTGGGACGGCAAGAACATCGACAGCGCCAACCACCGCACGCACGTGGCCTTCGCCGACGCCAACGGCAACTGCAAGAAGGGCTTCAAGGCCATCCCGCAGCTGGTCCAGCGGATCGTCTACAGCGTTCCCGCCGGCTCCCAGTTCGCGGTGGACAGCTTCCCCGAGCAGCTGCACAAGCCGGCGACCGACCACGGAGACTTCATCAACGTCATGTCCAACGGCCTGATGGCCAACGCGGTGAACTGCATCAACGGCGGGCGCGCCTGCCGCTGA
- a CDS encoding alpha/beta hydrolase, translating to MKRLAPMLAAAGLIATTVPLLSATGASAAPAAEYTPQKPAWQRCSPDRPAAYECATIKVPLDYRRPQGRTIDLAISRMKSENPAKRHGAMLLNPGGPGGSGLDLPLMMDELMPKDVRDQYDLIGFDPRGVGASTPITCGLTDTEQNIDRPYKEETFQADVAWARTVAEKCREKAGSVLPFVTTRNSARDMDAIRAALGEKKISYVGYSYGTYLGAVYTQMFPSRSDRIVLDSGVDPQRIWRGMIQVWATEAEPAFKRWTQWTAERSTEYGLGATPDAVSKTFWDLVARADREPIEFEGTKLTGDDIRTSRALFFYPSQAAPLVKALKDAADGKPVTLTPSQRELLKPAAEPASDNGTAVFLAVVCGDTEWPRYPEQYEREAAKDKVKYPLYGDFASNIKPCAYWQRPIEPPTAMKTKTNVLTVQNEWDSQTPLVSGQGLHKALKGSRMVLAQGGEGHGVYLVDPNSCVNAPVSSYLTTGKLPAEDVTCRAAPGAGERRAEIAPPSPQRFPTLTDGRF from the coding sequence ATGAAACGCCTCGCACCCATGCTCGCCGCCGCCGGACTCATCGCCACCACCGTCCCCCTGCTCTCCGCGACCGGGGCCTCCGCCGCCCCGGCCGCCGAGTACACGCCGCAGAAGCCCGCGTGGCAGCGGTGCAGCCCCGACCGGCCCGCCGCGTACGAGTGCGCGACGATCAAGGTGCCGCTCGACTACCGGCGCCCCCAGGGACGCACGATCGATCTCGCGATATCGCGGATGAAGAGCGAGAACCCGGCCAAGCGGCACGGCGCCATGCTGCTCAACCCGGGCGGCCCGGGCGGTTCGGGGCTCGATCTGCCGCTGATGATGGACGAGTTGATGCCCAAGGACGTGCGCGACCAGTACGACCTCATCGGCTTCGACCCGCGTGGGGTCGGCGCCTCCACCCCGATCACCTGCGGGCTGACGGACACCGAGCAGAACATCGACCGGCCGTACAAGGAGGAGACGTTCCAGGCGGACGTGGCGTGGGCGCGCACGGTCGCGGAGAAGTGCCGCGAGAAGGCGGGCTCGGTGCTGCCGTTCGTCACCACCCGCAACAGCGCGCGCGACATGGACGCGATCCGCGCCGCGCTGGGCGAGAAGAAGATCTCGTACGTCGGCTACTCGTACGGCACGTACCTCGGCGCGGTGTACACGCAGATGTTCCCGAGCCGCAGCGACCGCATCGTGCTGGACAGCGGCGTGGACCCGCAGCGCATCTGGCGGGGCATGATCCAGGTGTGGGCGACGGAGGCGGAGCCGGCGTTCAAGCGGTGGACGCAGTGGACGGCCGAGCGCTCGACCGAGTACGGGCTCGGCGCCACCCCGGACGCGGTCTCCAAGACCTTCTGGGACCTCGTGGCCCGGGCCGACCGGGAACCGATCGAGTTCGAGGGCACGAAGCTCACCGGTGACGACATCCGCACCTCTCGGGCGCTGTTCTTCTACCCCTCGCAGGCGGCGCCCCTCGTCAAGGCGCTCAAGGACGCGGCCGACGGGAAGCCCGTCACGCTCACCCCGTCCCAGCGGGAGCTGCTCAAGCCGGCCGCCGAGCCCGCTTCGGACAACGGGACGGCCGTGTTCCTGGCCGTGGTGTGCGGGGACACCGAATGGCCGCGCTACCCCGAGCAGTACGAGCGGGAGGCCGCCAAGGACAAGGTCAAGTACCCGCTGTACGGGGACTTCGCCTCGAACATCAAGCCGTGTGCCTACTGGCAGCGGCCGATCGAGCCCCCGACGGCGATGAAGACGAAGACGAACGTACTGACCGTGCAGAACGAGTGGGACTCCCAGACCCCGCTGGTCAGCGGCCAGGGCCTGCACAAGGCGCTCAAGGGCTCGCGGATGGTGCTCGCACAGGGCGGTGAGGGCCACGGCGTGTACCTCGTCGACCCGAACTCCTGCGTCAACGCCCCGGTCAGCTCCTACCTGACGACGGGCAAGCTGCCCGCAGAGGACGTGACCTGCCGGGCGGCGCCGGGCGCCGGCGAGCGCCGGGCGGAGATCGCCCCGCCCTCGCCGCAGCGCTTCCCGACCCTCACCGACGGGAGGTTCTGA
- a CDS encoding PP2C family protein-serine/threonine phosphatase, producing MDHRPPHPSHRHVGEPRLPLLAVPFGLIAVVTVVDVLAPPDVHLGPFLVAAPAITASFAGPRMTGFVGAVAVLAQVTVAVSRTTATDLNHTFQIIALVLISAFVTFFAHLREVHEKQLIQLRSVAEAAQEVVLRPLRDRMGPLRLASVYLAAEAEAQIGGDLYAAIRTPHGTRLIIGDVRGKGLEAVGDAALVLGAFRAVAHRAADLPTLVADLEAAVAADPDGAGEPAGEPGEAFTTAAVVDVPDQEMTVRLISCGHPPPLLLRGGRVVPLEVDHPAPPLGLTQFVDTGFAPQSFSFEPGDMILLYTDGVIEARDSAGAFYPLPERAADWPGDGPDALLRHLCADLLAHSPGGSLGDDAAMVAIERVSGRS from the coding sequence ATGGACCATCGGCCGCCGCATCCGAGCCATCGCCACGTCGGCGAGCCCCGCCTGCCGCTGCTGGCGGTTCCCTTCGGTCTGATCGCGGTCGTGACGGTGGTCGACGTCCTGGCGCCGCCCGATGTCCACCTGGGGCCGTTCCTCGTCGCGGCCCCGGCGATCACCGCCTCGTTCGCCGGGCCGCGGATGACGGGGTTCGTCGGCGCGGTGGCCGTGCTGGCCCAGGTAACGGTGGCGGTGTCACGGACGACCGCCACCGATCTGAATCACACCTTCCAGATCATTGCCCTGGTGTTGATCTCGGCCTTCGTCACGTTCTTCGCACACCTGCGCGAGGTCCACGAGAAGCAGCTGATCCAGCTCCGCTCGGTCGCCGAGGCGGCACAGGAGGTGGTCCTGCGCCCGCTCCGCGACCGGATGGGCCCGCTGCGCCTGGCTTCCGTCTACCTCGCCGCAGAGGCCGAGGCCCAGATCGGCGGGGACCTGTACGCCGCCATCCGCACCCCGCACGGCACCCGGCTGATCATCGGCGACGTCCGCGGCAAGGGCCTGGAGGCGGTCGGGGACGCCGCACTCGTGCTCGGCGCCTTCCGGGCCGTCGCTCACCGGGCGGCGGACCTGCCGACGCTGGTCGCCGACCTGGAGGCGGCCGTGGCCGCCGACCCGGACGGCGCGGGCGAGCCGGCCGGCGAACCCGGCGAGGCGTTCACGACGGCGGCGGTGGTGGACGTCCCCGATCAGGAGATGACGGTACGGCTCATCAGCTGCGGCCATCCACCGCCCCTACTGCTGCGCGGCGGCCGGGTCGTCCCCCTTGAGGTGGACCACCCGGCGCCGCCGCTGGGCCTGACGCAGTTCGTGGACACCGGCTTCGCCCCGCAGTCCTTTTCCTTCGAGCCGGGCGACATGATCCTGCTGTACACGGACGGGGTCATCGAGGCCCGTGACTCCGCCGGCGCCTTCTACCCCCTGCCGGAGCGCGCCGCCGACTGGCCGGGCGACGGCCCGGACGCGCTGCTACGGCATCTGTGCGCGGACCTGCTGGCCCATTCCCCGGGCGGCAGCCTGGGCGACGACGCGGCGATGGTCGCCATCGAGCGCGTCAGCGGCCGCTCCTGA
- a CDS encoding sigma-70 family RNA polymerase sigma factor, with protein sequence MSGSRHTTPGPRRGPDPDADPDADPDADPDPGPDPSDGNLIRRLRAAYAAGDGDPAVCELLYRRHRAAAFACARRCCRGPHDAEDLVSEAFIRTLQAVRSGAGPLDEWRPYLLSVVRHTAVEWRAGARRTVLTPDVEAWCRPGPDGDDPQRRLLAGEDRRLITRSFHGLPERWKAVLWHTLVEDDCPHSVPLLLGITPSAVTSLAFRAREGLREAYLRAHLDTAADDRCRHYGSVLGAAVRRRGAFRGRGLARHLASCRSCSRAYAELLDLNAALRAGASAVLAGR encoded by the coding sequence ATGTCCGGCTCTCGTCACACCACACCCGGCCCGCGCCGCGGGCCGGATCCCGACGCGGATCCCGACGCGGATCCCGACGCGGATCCCGATCCCGGTCCCGACCCTTCGGACGGGAACCTCATCCGGCGGCTCAGGGCGGCCTACGCGGCCGGTGACGGCGATCCGGCCGTCTGCGAATTGCTCTACCGGCGGCATCGTGCCGCCGCTTTTGCATGTGCGCGCCGGTGTTGCCGGGGCCCGCACGACGCCGAGGACCTCGTCTCGGAGGCGTTCATCCGCACCCTCCAGGCCGTCCGCTCCGGCGCCGGGCCCCTGGACGAGTGGCGCCCGTACCTCCTGTCGGTGGTCCGCCACACGGCGGTCGAGTGGCGGGCCGGCGCCCGCCGAACCGTTCTGACGCCCGACGTCGAAGCCTGGTGCCGGCCCGGTCCCGACGGGGACGATCCGCAGCGACGGCTGCTGGCCGGCGAGGACCGCCGGCTCATCACCCGCTCCTTCCACGGCCTGCCCGAACGCTGGAAGGCCGTCCTGTGGCACACCCTGGTCGAGGACGACTGCCCCCACTCCGTCCCGCTGCTGCTCGGGATCACCCCGAGCGCCGTGACCTCGCTGGCCTTCCGGGCCCGCGAGGGACTGCGCGAGGCGTACCTGCGCGCCCATCTGGACACGGCCGCCGACGACCGGTGCCGCCACTACGGCAGCGTGCTCGGCGCGGCGGTCCGGCGCCGCGGGGCTTTCCGCGGCCGCGGTCTCGCCCGCCACCTGGCGTCGTGCCGCTCCTGTTCCCGCGCGTACGCCGAACTGCTGGACCTCAATGCCGCGCTGCGCGCCGGGGCGTCCGCGGTCCTCGCCGGCCGGTAG